GCCGCCTCCAGCGTGATCGCGATGCTGGAGTCGACCCGGGCCAGCTCCTCCAGGGCCAGGCAGAGCGTGAAGTAGTCACCGCCCATGCCGCCGTGCTCCTCCGGGAAGGGCAGGCCGAACAGCCCCATCTTGCCCATCTGCCGGACCATCTCGTACGGGAAGGTGTGCTTCTCGTAGTGCTCGGCGATGGTCGGGGCGACCACCTCGCGGGCGAACTCCCGCACGCTCTCCCGCAGCGCCTCTTGTTCCTCGCTGAGCCGGAAGTCCATCGGTTCCTCCTGTCAGGGACGGCTCCGCCGGTCGCTCGTGACGCCGGGGGGTCGCTGGGTCTGGTCGCGGTGCCGGGCGGTGGCGGTCCCGCGGGATCGCGGGCCGGTCAGACCGGGGTGACGCCGTGCCGGCGCCGGGAGAAGTGCCGGTCCTTGGTGCGGGCGGCGGCGAACCGGCGGACCAGCTCGGTGCGCAGCTCGTGCGGCTCGACGATCGCGTCGACCACCAGCTCGCTGGCGAGCCGGACGATGTCGATGTCCCGCTCGTACTCCTCGCGCTTCGCGGCGACGAAGGCGGCCCGCTCGTCCGCGTCGGAGATCGCGGCGATCTTGTTGGCGTAGACGGCGTTGACGGCGGCCTCCGCGCCCATCACCGCGATCTTCGCGGTGGGCAGCGCGATCGTCGCGTCCGGCTCGAAGCCGGGGCCGGCCATCGCATAGAGGCCCGCGCCGTACGCCTTGCGGACCACCACGCAGATCTTGGGTACGGTCGCCTCGGAGATCGCCGTGATCATCTTCGCGCCGTGCCGGATGATGCCCTGCTTCTCCACCGCGCTGCCGACCATGAACCCGGGCACGTCGCTCAGGAACAGCAGCGGCACGTTGAACGCGTCGCAGAGCTGCACGAACCGGGTCGCCTTGTCGGCCGAGTCGACGAAGAGCACCCCGCCCTTGAACATCGAGTTGTTGCCGACGACGCCGACGACCTCGCCGTTGAGCCGGCCGAAGCCGATGGTCAGCTCCTTGGCCCAGAGCGCCTGGATCTCGAAGAAGGAGCCCTCGTCGAGCAGGCCCTTGACGTACCGGCGCATGTCGAACGCCTGCCGCTCGCTGACCGGGACCAGCGCGGCCAGGTCGACCTTCTCGGACGCCGGCACCGGCGCGACGGCCGGCGGCTGCTGCTGCCAGTTCCCCGGCAGATACGACAGGTAGGTCCTGACCACGTCGAGCGCGTCGGCCTCGGTCTTGCAGAGGAAGTGCCCGACGCCGGACTCGGCGCAGTGCACCTTGGCCCCGCCCATCGCCTCCAGCGTGGTCTTCTCCCCGGTGACCATCTCGACCATCCGGTCGGAGCCGAGATACATGCTGGCGTTGCCGTCCACCATGGCCACCACGTCGCAGAACGCCGGGATGTACGCCCCGCCGGCCGCGCTCGGCCCGAAGAGCGCGCAGACCTGCGGGATCGAGCCGGAGGCCCGGACCTGGTTCCAGAAGATCCTGCCGGCGCCCCGCCGGCCGGGGAAGAGCTCGACCTGGTCGGTGATCCGGGCACCGGCGGAGTCGACCAGGTAGACCATCGGCACGCCGGTCGAGTAGGCCCGCTCGATGATCCGGATGATCTTCTCGACGGTCCGCGCGCCCCAGCTGCCGGCCTTGACCGTGGAGTCGTTCGCCAACAGGCAGACCGGCCGGCCGTCGATGGTGGCGGTGCCGGTGACCACGCCGTCGGCGGGCAGGCCCTCGGCCATCGCGTTGGCATAGAGGCCGTCCTCGACGAAGGAGCCCTCGTCGACCAGGAGCGCGACCCGCTCGCGGGCGAAGAGCTTGCCCTTGGCGGCGTTCGCCGCGTGGTACTTGTCCGCACCACCGGCCCGGGCGCGCTTGCGCAGCTGCTCCAGAGCCTCACCGTCGAGCGTCACGCCGACTCCCTCGCCATGGGCCGCCTCGTGAGCGGGCCAACTGACCTGAACGATCGTTAGGTTAACGTATCGCACGATCGTCCGGCG
This genomic interval from Micromonospora sp. CCTCC AA 2012012 contains the following:
- a CDS encoding acyl-CoA carboxylase subunit beta — translated: MTLDGEALEQLRKRARAGGADKYHAANAAKGKLFARERVALLVDEGSFVEDGLYANAMAEGLPADGVVTGTATIDGRPVCLLANDSTVKAGSWGARTVEKIIRIIERAYSTGVPMVYLVDSAGARITDQVELFPGRRGAGRIFWNQVRASGSIPQVCALFGPSAAGGAYIPAFCDVVAMVDGNASMYLGSDRMVEMVTGEKTTLEAMGGAKVHCAESGVGHFLCKTEADALDVVRTYLSYLPGNWQQQPPAVAPVPASEKVDLAALVPVSERQAFDMRRYVKGLLDEGSFFEIQALWAKELTIGFGRLNGEVVGVVGNNSMFKGGVLFVDSADKATRFVQLCDAFNVPLLFLSDVPGFMVGSAVEKQGIIRHGAKMITAISEATVPKICVVVRKAYGAGLYAMAGPGFEPDATIALPTAKIAVMGAEAAVNAVYANKIAAISDADERAAFVAAKREEYERDIDIVRLASELVVDAIVEPHELRTELVRRFAAARTKDRHFSRRRHGVTPV